A stretch of DNA from Staphylococcus sp. KG4-3:
TTAATAAATGATCCATATACCCAGCATAATTTTAGTGGTGTATCTTTATCTAAATTGATAGAAATTAAACAACAAGGACTTTATACAGATTTTCTGAAAATAAATGCACTAGAAAATTTATATAATGTGTTAGATGTTGTGACAGGGTCTGCCTATTTTGAATTTTTACCATATATTCTTTTAGGTATAGCTGCACAAAAATTAAAGCTAGTTAAGAAAATACAACTACGAAAACAAAGTGCAATTAAATGGGGGATATTATGCCTTATAATAGGTTATATAGTGAAAATGCCTTTTGCACTTGATTTCTCAAATAGTGCGTACCAGAATATCAATATCGTTGGTGGTCCAATTGTTGCTACCGGCTATATATTAATATTTATTGCTATGTATCAAAGTACACGTATAGCACACTTGCTCAAAGTATTTACATATCCGGGTAAATTAAGTTTATCTGTATATTTAACTCAGAGTATTGTTTTATCATTAATATTTTTAGGTATAGGCGGAGGATTATATAACCAATTGCCACTATACCAATCTTACATCATTGCATTACTTATTTATTGCTTACAATTAGTAGGCTGTTACTATTATTTAAAACATTTTAAAATGGGGCCTTTTGAATGGCTATGGCGAAAGATCACATACCTTAAATGAATTTAGATAATGTGAATGGATTGTAAAAATTATTAAAAGAGTAGACTGCTGTTCTACTCTCATTTATTAATTTTAAAACTGTTTTTAATGTTTATAAGGATAAATAATAAGTTGAAGTTGTAATCAAATTAGACATACAACATAAAAAATTCATTGTCATTGAGTTAAGGAGAATTTTTGTAAGCGCTAGTTATTTATTTGTTATTTCTGGGTAAATATAGTTATAATATGTAATAAGATATAGATGAGGAGCTGATATTGAATGAAATTCCTATCATTCAGACATGAAGGACAGACATCTTATGGTGTGAAAGTTAAACGTGAAGAGGCTGCATGGGACTTAAAAAAAGTTTTTGCAGATTTTGCTGAAGGCGAATTCCACCCGAAAACATTATTAAACGGACTTCAACAAAACCAAATTGTTGATTTTCAAGAACAAGTTCGTAAAGCTGTTGTTGCAGCAGAAGATAGTGGCAATGGTGACGACTATAAAGTACAATTTAGCGAAATAGAGTTTTTACCGCCAGTCACGCCAACAAATAATGTGATTGCCTTTGGACGTAATTATCAGGATCATGCTAGTGAGTTAAATCACGAAGTGCAGCGATTATATGTGTTTACGAAAGCTGCTTCGTCATTAACTGGTGATAATAGCATAATACCTAACCATAAAGATATTACTGAACAGTTAGATTACGAAGGTGAACTTGGTATTGTAATCGGTAAATCAGGTGAAAAAATCCCTAAAGGTTTAGCACTAGATTACGTATATGGTTATACTATTATTAATGATATTACAGACCGTAAAGCCCAAAATGAACAAGACCAAGCATTCTTATCTAAAAGTTTAACTGGTGGTTGTCCAATAGGTCCTTATATTGTGACAAAAGATGAATTACCTACACCAGAAGATGTGAACATTGTTACGAAAGTAAATAATGAAATCCGTCAAGATGGTAACACAGGTCAAATGATTCTTAAAATAGATGAATTGATAGAAGAAATTTCTAAATTTGTGGCACTACATCCAGGTGATATTATTGCAACTGGTACACCGGCAGGCGTTGGTGCAGGTATGAATCCACCTAAATTTTTACAACCAGGTGATGAGATTAAAGTTACTATCGATAATATTGGTACATTAACTAATTTTATTGCTGATAAATAAAAATTATTAAGATAATATAGAGCGCGGGTATAAATATCAAATTTAAAATTTTGATTTGTATCCCGCTTTTTTTACTTAACCTTTAGTAGAGTAACATAGAATTCTCTTTGAAAAATGAAGCGATTTTAAGTATGATTAGGTAAGTAATCTTTTGATTTTATAATTAAAAGACTACAATATACTTCTGTTTTATATACTTTTGAAGTGAAAAATGTGTGGGGGTTATATTATATGTTACATATGCATATAGCAAGTTGGGTATTATTAATTATTTTATTCTTTGCAGCTTACTTTAACTTTTCTGAAAAACAAGGAGCTTCACCTTATTTTAAACCAATTCATATGGTTTTAAGATTATTCATGTTACTTGTGTTAATTTCAGGCTTTTGGGTTTGGATTCAATCATTCTCATCTGGTAACGCAGGTGGACATATGTTACTGACATTGAAAATGATTTGCGGTGTAGCAGTCGTTGCATTGATGGAAGTGACAATTACTAAACGTAAAAAAGGTCAACCAAGTCATAGTTTATTATGGACTACTATTGTAGTTATTATCTTGACTATCATTATTGGTATTATTTTACCGATGGGACCAATTACACAAATGTTTGGTTTGTAAGTTATATAAAAGGAGGCTACGACAAAGAAGTCGTAGCCTCTTTTATGTTTTTTCAGTAGATCGATTTATTTAAACTAAAATGTATTATAGTGTGAGATAACAAACGTTAACAAAGAGTATTAAAATTACACTGAAAATTTTCCATTTAATCTATAGAAATGTATCAATATGTGGCTCTAACAGATCCCATAGTTCATTACTTAATTCATCAATAGCGCAGGGTCTAGAGTGCTCTATCCACCATATAATAACACCTACTATTGCCGAACCTAAAAATTGTAATGTTATTTCATTATCTTTTCGTTTTATGTTTTGCATAAATTTTTCGGAAAGTGTTTGTCTTAATATATTTAAATCAGATTTTTGTATTAATTGTTTCAAGACAAAATATTGTTTATCTATAGTTATGAGTATTTCACGCATATTTGCTTTACCATCTTGTTGAAGGTTCATCGTACTCTCGCATTTTTCAATTGTTTCAGCTAATATAAAATCTAATGATTGATTAAGTATGTCGTATTTATCTAAAAAGTTTAAATAAATCGTACCTCTATTAATATTAGAAGCTTCGGCAATATCTTTCATAGATATTTTAGCAATGTCCTTTTTTTGCATTAGCTTTATAAAATTTTCGATAATAAGTTGACGTGATTTTTCTTTTCTTTTATCCATAGATATTCCTCATTTATCAACGATTTTTGAAATCTGTACAATAAGCATCAATATACTTATTTTGTTTATTGAGTTTAACTTTTTATAATGATAAGTTCAAGCTAATGAACAAATGTTCATTAAAAAGGAGGACACATATGAATATTCTTATTTATGGCGCTGGGGTACAAGGACAATATTTAGCACATGTATTAAATCAACCAGAAAATAACATAACATTATTAGCTAGAGGTCAAAATTATAAATACTTAAATAACAGAGGAGTTGTGTTGAACCATTATTTACAAAATAAAAGAACTACAGATTACTTTAACTATGTAAGTAAGTTAGGTAAGAATGATAACTATGATATTATCTTTGTAACAATGAAGTATTCAGATTTTTACTCAATTGTACCTTCAATAGCTCAAAATATAAGCACCAATATTATTTTTATAGGTAATAACACCGACCCTCATAAGCTTCGTCAAACAGTACTTCGCCAATCAATTACACATAAAAATATATCTTTTGGTTTTCTAATGACTGGAGGAAATAGGGGGGAAAGTGCAACAACTGTTATTCGATTTAATGCAGGGGAATTAAAAGTAAGCCATCTTAACGGGATAATACCATTTCATAATAAACTTGATGCAATTTTTAAAAATTCATCTATAAAATTAACTTATGAAACAAGATTCGAAGATTGGTTAATGTCACATGCCGCAATGATAATACCTCTAAATGCAGGGATATCATTGAAAAATAAATATAAAGAAAATCAAAAACAACTTCTTAGTAATATTATTAAGTCATATAATGAATTACATTTATTAATTGAGCATAGTAACTATAATATTGTCCCAAAATTACAGTCAACGCTTTTTAAGAATTTTAAATGTCTTGCTTATCCACTATTAAAATTAATTATTAATATCAAAATAATGAATCAAATTCAAGGTTCCAATTCAGAAATCAATGCTTTATATAAAGATATAAAATTGTTAAATAAACAAACAGCGTTAACAACAAATTATTTAGATGAAATGATTATAGAAGCAAGATAATAAAGTTTAACTATATTATCATCAATTTTTTTCGATATAAATAAAAAGATTATTCATAAGTATAATTGTTAAAAGTGTAGTTAAGTAAAATATGAAAATTTCTAGAAAAAAGAAAGCAACTTTCTAGAATTATTCTGTTTTATAGCAAATCTAAACGATAAATTACTAATAAAAAAACCGATAATTTCTACTCAGTATGTGATTAGAAATTATCGGTTTTTGTTTTCTTTGTTAGTAAAATAAAGTTGATTTTTTATTTATTTCGAGCTTTATAGCCTATCATATTAATAATATCTTTAGGTCTGCTATATGGTGGTGCATAAGCAACTTCAAATTCTGTCAGTTCATCAATTGTTAATTTTTGCATCATTGCCATCGATAAGACATCGATACGTTTGTCTACACCTTTTTCTCCAACTGCTGCAGCACGAATAATACGCCTGTTAACTTTATCAAAATAAACGCGTAAGTGTAATTTTTTATTTCCAGGGTAATATCCCGCATGTTCACCTTGGTTAACTTCGACTATGCCATAATCAAAATGTTTTAATTCTTGTGGCGATAAGCCTACACTAGCAAAGGTATAATCGAAGAATTTTACGATATTTGAACCTAAAAAGCCTTTGAATTTCACTTTAGGGTTACCTGCTAATTGTTCGGCAATGATACTTGCACCACGATGTGCCCCCCATGCAAGTGGCACGTGTGCATTTAAATCAACATGTCTATAATGTGATGTTATGATATCACCAAGCGCATATATATTTGGTATATTAGTCTGAAATTGGTCATTAACAGGGATATAACCTTTATTATCTAAAGTGATATTCGATGATTGGATAAATTCTGAATTTGGTTTTACGCCTACACCTTCGACAATTAAATCAAAAGTTTCTACTTTACCAGAGGAGAAATATACGTCGTTACCATCTACTTTTGTTATTTCTTCATTAAAACGATAAGCGATATGACGTTTATCCATTTCATCAATAATAGCTTGGTTCATATCTTGATCCATCAATTTATTAATGTGAGTTGAGCGATGGATTAGAGTAGGCGTGATACCACGTTCATAAAGGTTGTCTAAAATTTCTAAGCCTATATAACCCGTACCTACAACAAGTGCTTTTTTTACATTTTGTTGTTCAATAAAAGTCTCAATTGCATCTGTATCCTCCATATTTCTTAAAGTAAATGCTATAGGACTATTTAAGTTCAACGAATTTGCACTACATCCAGGACTTAATATTAAAGTATCATAGTGTTCTTCAAATGAAGTATCTTTCATGTGATCATAGACTGTAATTGTTTGTGAATCATCATTTATAGTCGTCACTTCATGGTACGTTTTTACAATTATATTTTTAGAATCATAAAAAGCTTCTGGCGTTGCTTCAAGTATTTTGTCGCGTGAATCAACGACATTGCCTAAATAGTAAGGTAAGGCACAGTTGGCAAAACTCATATCACGATCTTTTTCGAAAACAACAATCTCGCTTTCCTGATCCAATCTTCTTATTTGACTAGCTACAGTTGCGCCTCCAGCAACTGCACCAACGACTACAATTTTATTCATATTGAATGGCCTCCTCAAATTAAAATCGCAAAATTAAATTTGAGATTTTATAGTTTCTTCATAAGGCATATTTAATTGGAAGTAATCATTTAAATATCGTCCAATGCCATCTTCATTATTAGAATATGTAACTTGGTTTGCAACATGTTTAAGTTCATCCAAGCCGTTGTCCATGGCAATACCGTATTTAGCATATTTAATCATTTCTAAATCATTATCTTCATCGCCGAATGCAATAATATGATTTCTATCGATTTCTAAATGAGATTTTACGTAATCTATCCCGCGTGCCTTGCTAATCCCTTGTTTAAC
This window harbors:
- a CDS encoding 2-dehydropantoate 2-reductase N-terminal domain-containing protein yields the protein MNILIYGAGVQGQYLAHVLNQPENNITLLARGQNYKYLNNRGVVLNHYLQNKRTTDYFNYVSKLGKNDNYDIIFVTMKYSDFYSIVPSIAQNISTNIIFIGNNTDPHKLRQTVLRQSITHKNISFGFLMTGGNRGESATTVIRFNAGELKVSHLNGIIPFHNKLDAIFKNSSIKLTYETRFEDWLMSHAAMIIPLNAGISLKNKYKENQKQLLSNIIKSYNELHLLIEHSNYNIVPKLQSTLFKNFKCLAYPLLKLIINIKIMNQIQGSNSEINALYKDIKLLNKQTALTTNYLDEMIIEAR
- a CDS encoding CoA-disulfide reductase, with product MNKIVVVGAVAGGATVASQIRRLDQESEIVVFEKDRDMSFANCALPYYLGNVVDSRDKILEATPEAFYDSKNIIVKTYHEVTTINDDSQTITVYDHMKDTSFEEHYDTLILSPGCSANSLNLNSPIAFTLRNMEDTDAIETFIEQQNVKKALVVGTGYIGLEILDNLYERGITPTLIHRSTHINKLMDQDMNQAIIDEMDKRHIAYRFNEEITKVDGNDVYFSSGKVETFDLIVEGVGVKPNSEFIQSSNITLDNKGYIPVNDQFQTNIPNIYALGDIITSHYRHVDLNAHVPLAWGAHRGASIIAEQLAGNPKVKFKGFLGSNIVKFFDYTFASVGLSPQELKHFDYGIVEVNQGEHAGYYPGNKKLHLRVYFDKVNRRIIRAAAVGEKGVDKRIDVLSMAMMQKLTIDELTEFEVAYAPPYSRPKDIINMIGYKARNK
- a CDS encoding YisL family protein is translated as MLHMHIASWVLLIILFFAAYFNFSEKQGASPYFKPIHMVLRLFMLLVLISGFWVWIQSFSSGNAGGHMLLTLKMICGVAVVALMEVTITKRKKGQPSHSLLWTTIVVIILTIIIGIILPMGPITQMFGL
- a CDS encoding fumarylacetoacetate hydrolase family protein, which translates into the protein MKFLSFRHEGQTSYGVKVKREEAAWDLKKVFADFAEGEFHPKTLLNGLQQNQIVDFQEQVRKAVVAAEDSGNGDDYKVQFSEIEFLPPVTPTNNVIAFGRNYQDHASELNHEVQRLYVFTKAASSLTGDNSIIPNHKDITEQLDYEGELGIVIGKSGEKIPKGLALDYVYGYTIINDITDRKAQNEQDQAFLSKSLTGGCPIGPYIVTKDELPTPEDVNIVTKVNNEIRQDGNTGQMILKIDELIEEISKFVALHPGDIIATGTPAGVGAGMNPPKFLQPGDEIKVTIDNIGTLTNFIADK
- a CDS encoding DUF418 domain-containing protein, yielding MSSQQRLYEIDALRGLSLLGIILMNILVFSFPYEESLLSDVVHGTDAILLHGITLLIIGSFYPIFTFLFGFGLSIMYDNCHMKGINYYPIIFRRLIFLMLMGVLHGFFVFSGDILFGYAFTGLIAVLFIKSKAKRLIKAAIILFILKILLLVIPFAVFSLINDPYTQHNFSGVSLSKLIEIKQQGLYTDFLKINALENLYNVLDVVTGSAYFEFLPYILLGIAAQKLKLVKKIQLRKQSAIKWGILCLIIGYIVKMPFALDFSNSAYQNINIVGGPIVATGYILIFIAMYQSTRIAHLLKVFTYPGKLSLSVYLTQSIVLSLIFLGIGGGLYNQLPLYQSYIIALLIYCLQLVGCYYYLKHFKMGPFEWLWRKITYLK
- a CDS encoding TetR/AcrR family transcriptional regulator, which gives rise to MDKRKEKSRQLIIENFIKLMQKKDIAKISMKDIAEASNINRGTIYLNFLDKYDILNQSLDFILAETIEKCESTMNLQQDGKANMREILITIDKQYFVLKQLIQKSDLNILRQTLSEKFMQNIKRKDNEITLQFLGSAIVGVIIWWIEHSRPCAIDELSNELWDLLEPHIDTFL